ACCTGTTTCGACACGACCTACAGGTACTGTACCTATACCTCCAATCTTATAAACACCTTGAAGTGGAATTCTTAATGGTTTATCAAATGGTCTTTTTGGTGGTTCCATTGTATCTAAAGCTTCAATTAAGGTTCTTCCTTTATACCATGGTGTTTTATCTGatttttcaattaaattaTCACCTTCAAAGCCAGATATTGGAATGAAATCAACTTTATCTGCTGCATATCCAACTTTTTTTAGGTAATCTCTaacttcttttttaatttcttcatATCTTTCTTCAGAATATTTAACAGTATCCATTTTATTAACACCTACGACAATTTGTTTAACACCTAATGTAAAGGCTAATAAAGCATGTTCTTTTGTTTGACCTTCCTTGGAAAAAGCACCTTCAAATCCACCAACTTCTGCTGGTACAATTAATAAAGCAACATCAGCTTGAGATGTACCAGTAATcatatttttgataaaatcTTTATGACCTGGTGCATCAATAACTGTGAAGTAATATCTTGGAGTTTCAAATTTCCATAAAGCAATATCTATAGTAATACCTCTTTCTCTTTCTGCCTTAAGTTTATCTAAAACCCATGCATATTTAAAACTACCTTTACCCATTTCAGCTGATTCcttttcaaatttttcaaTGGTTCTTCTATCTATACCTcctaatttataaataatatgacCTGTAGTAGTTGATTTTCCACTATCGACATGGCCAATAACGACTAAATTAATATGTGTTTTTTCCTTTCCCATTTTTGCTAATAGttgtttaaaaatatgatttatttaggtaaatatatacagtaaatattttaatatactaaaacttttaaaattttaaaaatattattaaaagaaaaaatttatttttatgtttttataataatttaacttctggattattaaattttaaatatatacaaaatgaatgaaaaaaattaattaaaaaaaagtataaaatataataaaaaataaaaaaaaattatgaccAAGTCATACACAATAATATAAGTTATAaaagaatatgaaaattttttttttttttttttttttattttattttttttttttttttatttt
The Plasmodium relictum strain SGS1 genome assembly, contig: PRELSG_00_v1_198, whole genome shotgun sequence genome window above contains:
- a CDS encoding elongation factor 1-alpha, putative, which produces MGKEKTHINLVVIGHVDSGKSTTTGHIIYKLGGIDRRTIEKFEKESAEMGKGSFKYAWVLDKLKAERERGITIDIALWKFETPRYYFTVIDAPGHKDFIKNMITGTSQADVALLIVPAEVGGFEGAFSKEGQTKEHALLAFTLGVKQIVVGVNKMDTVKYSEERYEEIKKEVRDYLKKVGYAADKVDFIPISGFEGDNLIEKSDKTPWYKGRTLIEALDTMEPPKRPFDKPLRIPLQGVYKIGGIGTVPVGRVETGILKAGMVLNFAPSAVVSECKSVEMHKEVLEEARPGDNIGFNVKNVSVKEIKRGYVASDTKNEPAKGCAKFTAQVIILNHPGEIKNGYTPVLDCHTSHISCKFVNIDSKIDKRSGKVVEENPKSIKSGDSALVTLEPKKPMVVETFTEYPPLGRFAIRDMRQTIAVGIIKSVEKKEPGAVSSNKPAKTPAKK